A single window of Archangium gephyra DNA harbors:
- a CDS encoding phage tail protein: MAPPARSTAKAPARGGTGARAAASSARPGAARSRAPTEVEAPGGAAVKVGGEPENDPRFRKVIEQLEKGADKTKRHPPASAKAAEAQAAAVPPANARLAGAQANQVDAMKEAETPKAEPDSFLALLREEIDKIMPRSLDDADKFLEGGETARVKGAVSGGVRQQKDAAAGPTQQAASATPDPSGVPQKEVTPLPQEKAPEPLAINAAEAMPAPRPESDVAALGTAKQDADQQLQDAKLTPPQLQKANDPRFSAVLTARSKVEKVATGAPGRYRASEKVTITQSAARAQADAKTGLSALTGARTTGNTQVTARQLAAKAQQEKRHGEITSLIQGIYARTAETVDAKLKTLEPDVMRMFDVGAEAAMSDMRDFTDRELARVKRERYAGVEGAARWVADLIRPVPEEIKAVLRQARARFATTMDTLAKRIASTVEQRLKEAKDEIARGQTAIKDYLSTLKGDELAVGQQAAEKVAACFEQLSHGIEERKQGLARKLAQKYKEAHDNADAALKKLEEENGGALKGLADAVGEVVKVLTEFKDKLMAILRKGADTIELILKDPIGFLSNLIAALKQGFNQFVGNIGAHLKRGFMQWLFGALAEAGIQIPSDLNVWSILKLVLDVLGLTYAWMRSEAVKLVGERNVALIEKLIDYITVTIRGGPQALWEKLKEDLSNLKEMVIDAIQGWLIDTVVKQAVTKVLSLFNPAGAIVQAVLAIYNVVMWVIENASRIMALVEAVVNSVHAIATGAIGGAAAWIERSLANGLPIAIAFLARLIGLGGLSGKIREFITKTQAKVRAAVLGWLKKAWAWVKKLFGKLTGKGKDKSKSDAEHARMGRAAEQALAKRPEKDLPGDELSQDRQQKARELENQYNPQLAPEVRMKITVKPAARQDTKVRFHIHIGPNDYDKDGTAESGSSFDGVLPLYRGIYYTPAKFSEEDYQKQINPDPANPPRKTIYSAAVIELAGGKTPDGSDVPEEVLQAAEATVKAEMEAKGKEGPTRSWWARKKQEFETTRLALLQRYVNKYGEFGKELKKKDLSAYKDLSFSTVPFISTSKKALHAARYAVGAKLNKAIPRRTSGIVGRVFVYLFGKQELQNLGALEIKKLQTSKQVKIHPHIIHEGEVTFTGSVPGQNMVGQVDAQAGQSESTVAKSAEGVAKSNAAGKELGEWES; this comes from the coding sequence ATGGCTCCTCCGGCCCGCTCCACAGCCAAGGCTCCCGCTCGCGGTGGGACGGGTGCGCGCGCCGCGGCATCCAGTGCCCGGCCGGGCGCGGCCAGGAGCCGGGCCCCCACCGAGGTGGAGGCCCCGGGTGGCGCCGCCGTGAAGGTGGGTGGAGAGCCGGAGAACGATCCACGCTTCCGCAAGGTCATCGAGCAGCTCGAGAAGGGAGCCGACAAGACGAAGCGGCACCCGCCCGCCTCGGCGAAGGCGGCGGAGGCCCAGGCCGCGGCGGTGCCCCCGGCCAACGCGCGGCTGGCGGGTGCCCAGGCCAACCAGGTTGACGCGATGAAGGAGGCCGAGACTCCCAAGGCCGAGCCCGACAGCTTCCTGGCCCTGCTGCGCGAGGAGATCGACAAGATCATGCCTCGCAGCCTGGACGACGCGGACAAGTTCCTGGAGGGGGGCGAGACGGCACGGGTGAAGGGCGCCGTCTCGGGCGGGGTCCGCCAGCAGAAGGACGCGGCGGCGGGGCCGACCCAGCAGGCGGCCTCCGCGACACCGGATCCCAGCGGAGTCCCCCAGAAAGAGGTCACTCCCCTCCCCCAGGAGAAGGCTCCCGAGCCGCTGGCCATCAACGCCGCGGAGGCCATGCCGGCCCCCAGGCCCGAATCGGACGTGGCCGCGCTGGGGACGGCGAAGCAGGACGCGGATCAGCAGCTCCAGGACGCGAAGCTGACGCCGCCGCAACTCCAGAAGGCGAACGATCCACGCTTCAGCGCGGTGCTGACGGCCAGGTCCAAGGTGGAGAAGGTGGCCACCGGGGCGCCGGGCAGGTATCGCGCGAGCGAGAAGGTCACCATCACCCAATCCGCGGCCAGGGCCCAGGCGGACGCGAAGACGGGGCTGTCCGCCCTGACCGGGGCGAGGACGACGGGCAACACCCAGGTGACGGCCCGCCAGCTGGCGGCCAAGGCGCAGCAGGAGAAGAGACACGGGGAGATCACCAGCCTCATCCAAGGCATCTACGCCCGGACGGCGGAGACGGTCGATGCGAAGCTCAAGACGCTCGAGCCGGACGTGATGCGGATGTTCGACGTGGGGGCCGAGGCCGCCATGTCGGACATGAGGGACTTCACGGATCGGGAGCTCGCCCGGGTCAAGAGGGAGCGCTACGCGGGGGTGGAGGGCGCCGCTCGGTGGGTGGCGGACCTGATCCGCCCGGTCCCCGAGGAGATCAAGGCCGTCCTGCGTCAGGCGCGGGCGCGCTTCGCGACGACGATGGACACCCTGGCGAAGCGCATCGCGAGCACGGTGGAGCAGCGGCTCAAGGAGGCCAAGGACGAGATCGCCAGGGGCCAGACGGCGATCAAGGACTACCTGAGCACGTTGAAGGGAGATGAGCTGGCGGTGGGTCAGCAGGCCGCGGAGAAAGTGGCGGCCTGCTTCGAGCAACTGAGCCATGGCATCGAGGAGAGGAAGCAGGGCCTCGCGCGGAAGCTGGCGCAGAAATACAAGGAGGCCCACGACAACGCCGATGCCGCGCTCAAGAAGCTCGAGGAGGAGAACGGCGGCGCGCTGAAGGGCCTGGCGGACGCGGTGGGCGAGGTCGTCAAGGTCCTCACCGAGTTCAAGGACAAGCTGATGGCGATCCTGCGCAAGGGCGCGGACACCATCGAGCTCATCCTCAAGGATCCGATCGGCTTCCTCTCCAACCTGATCGCCGCCCTCAAGCAGGGCTTCAACCAGTTCGTTGGAAACATCGGGGCGCACCTCAAGCGCGGCTTCATGCAGTGGCTGTTTGGAGCCCTGGCCGAGGCCGGAATCCAGATCCCCAGCGACCTCAACGTGTGGTCGATCCTCAAGCTGGTGCTCGATGTGCTCGGGCTGACCTACGCCTGGATGCGGAGCGAGGCGGTGAAGCTGGTCGGCGAGCGCAACGTGGCGCTCATCGAGAAGCTCATCGACTACATCACGGTCACCATTCGAGGCGGGCCGCAGGCGCTCTGGGAGAAGCTGAAGGAGGATCTGTCCAACCTCAAGGAGATGGTCATCGACGCCATCCAGGGCTGGCTGATCGACACCGTCGTCAAGCAGGCGGTCACCAAGGTCCTGTCGCTGTTCAACCCGGCGGGAGCCATCGTCCAGGCGGTGCTGGCCATCTACAACGTGGTGATGTGGGTCATCGAGAACGCCTCGCGCATCATGGCGTTGGTCGAGGCGGTGGTGAACTCGGTGCACGCCATCGCCACGGGCGCGATCGGTGGAGCGGCGGCGTGGATCGAACGGTCGCTGGCGAACGGGCTCCCGATCGCGATCGCCTTCCTCGCGCGGTTGATCGGCCTGGGAGGTCTGTCGGGGAAGATCCGCGAGTTCATCACCAAGACCCAGGCGAAGGTGCGGGCGGCGGTGCTCGGGTGGCTGAAGAAGGCGTGGGCGTGGGTCAAGAAGCTGTTCGGCAAGCTCACCGGGAAGGGGAAGGACAAGAGCAAGAGCGACGCGGAGCACGCGCGCATGGGCCGTGCGGCGGAGCAGGCACTCGCCAAGCGTCCGGAGAAGGACCTCCCGGGTGATGAGCTTTCCCAGGACAGGCAACAGAAGGCCCGGGAGTTGGAGAACCAGTACAATCCTCAACTGGCGCCCGAGGTCAGAATGAAGATCACCGTGAAGCCCGCCGCCAGGCAGGACACCAAGGTGCGCTTCCATATCCACATCGGCCCGAACGATTACGACAAGGACGGCACGGCCGAAAGCGGCTCAAGCTTCGACGGAGTCCTGCCCCTCTACAGGGGCATCTACTACACACCGGCCAAATTCTCCGAGGAGGACTACCAGAAGCAAATCAACCCCGATCCGGCCAATCCACCGCGAAAGACAATCTACAGCGCCGCCGTGATCGAACTGGCTGGCGGAAAGACCCCGGACGGCTCGGATGTGCCCGAGGAGGTCCTGCAGGCGGCCGAGGCAACGGTCAAAGCCGAAATGGAGGCCAAGGGGAAGGAGGGTCCCACCCGGAGTTGGTGGGCCAGGAAGAAGCAGGAGTTCGAGACCACCCGGCTGGCATTGCTCCAGCGTTACGTCAACAAGTACGGGGAGTTTGGCAAGGAGCTGAAAAAGAAGGACCTGAGCGCCTACAAGGATCTCTCCTTCTCGACGGTCCCTTTCATCTCCACCTCCAAGAAAGCCCTCCACGCGGCACGGTACGCCGTTGGCGCCAAGCTCAACAAGGCCATCCCGAGACGCACCAGTGGCATCGTTGGCCGCGTCTTCGTCTATCTCTTTGGCAAGCAGGAGCTCCAGAACCTCGGCGCCTTGGAGATCAAGAAGCTACAGACCAGCAAACAGGTCAAGATCCATCCCCATATCATCCACGAGGGAGAAGTCACC
- a CDS encoding ATP-binding protein, whose product MSEPFQHFKLYLFAAVSRVVAHAARMLGTEDALLARFPFLSGYREELEHLGLATLEAEDGAGAWPEAIATWEEDTPGHLPLRALREAAGLEHDALTLLLAVGLVEEDARFGLLFATLQGTPTLHRPNLGLLNAWWRPPEDRGEVRARLRGLERLGLVEIINPDAPRTEWALHVPGPLWDALRGEAHEHLAPGLRYHPLEQLQGEEPLILPEALRDTLARVPPLLQSGEAEALLVRGPRHNGRRTLLRTVARELGRGVLQVEGLGKAEDARWRMVGPLATLLHALPVVVLEPAPGETVELPPLEGSDAPLGVVLGRQGGVSGPGLERALTLHLPQPGPDERRRHWRSGLGPEECPALDTLTSRFRMTSGNIRRAARLARAHAALAGRKTVEPEDAQEASRALDRQTLDTLAVRLSPSGDWSQLAVGEETLRELRHLETRCRHREQLPARVSESLGRQLTPGVRALFQGTSGTGKTLAARLLAAALRMELYRVELSSVVNKYIGETEKNLGRLFSLAEELDVLLLFDEGDALFARRTGVGSSNDRYANLETNYLLQRIESYEGILLVTTNAPDAIDPAFQRRMDVVVDFRAPEPSERWVLWQLHLPAAHAVEAALLREVAARCNLSGGQIRNAVLHASLLALEDGATLGTEHLEAGVVREYRKAGAVCPLRRAGASSLRD is encoded by the coding sequence ATGTCCGAGCCCTTCCAGCACTTCAAGCTGTACCTCTTCGCCGCCGTCTCCCGCGTCGTCGCGCACGCCGCGCGGATGCTCGGGACGGAGGACGCGCTCCTCGCCCGCTTCCCCTTCCTGAGCGGCTACCGCGAGGAGCTGGAGCACCTGGGCCTCGCCACCCTGGAGGCCGAGGACGGCGCGGGGGCCTGGCCCGAGGCCATCGCCACCTGGGAGGAGGACACGCCGGGGCACCTTCCCCTCCGGGCGCTCCGGGAGGCCGCCGGACTGGAGCACGACGCGCTGACGCTACTGCTCGCCGTGGGGCTGGTGGAGGAGGACGCGCGCTTCGGCCTGCTCTTCGCCACTCTCCAGGGCACCCCGACGCTCCACCGCCCCAACCTGGGCCTGCTCAACGCCTGGTGGCGCCCTCCCGAGGACAGGGGCGAGGTCCGCGCGCGGCTGCGTGGGCTGGAGCGGCTCGGCCTGGTGGAGATCATCAACCCGGACGCGCCGCGCACCGAGTGGGCCCTGCACGTCCCAGGCCCCCTCTGGGACGCCCTGCGCGGCGAGGCCCATGAGCACCTCGCCCCGGGGCTCCGGTACCACCCGCTGGAGCAGCTCCAGGGAGAGGAGCCGCTCATCCTCCCGGAGGCCCTGAGGGACACCCTGGCCCGGGTGCCCCCGCTCCTCCAGTCCGGCGAGGCCGAGGCCCTCCTCGTGCGAGGCCCGCGACACAACGGCCGCCGGACGCTGTTGCGGACAGTGGCGCGCGAGCTTGGACGAGGCGTGCTCCAGGTGGAGGGCCTGGGCAAGGCGGAGGACGCACGCTGGCGCATGGTGGGCCCGCTCGCCACGCTGCTCCACGCCCTGCCCGTGGTGGTGCTGGAGCCCGCCCCGGGCGAGACGGTGGAGCTGCCCCCGCTGGAGGGGTCCGACGCGCCCCTCGGTGTGGTGCTGGGCCGGCAGGGCGGCGTGAGCGGACCGGGGCTGGAGCGAGCGCTGACGCTGCACCTGCCACAGCCGGGGCCGGACGAACGCCGGCGGCACTGGCGGAGCGGGCTCGGCCCGGAGGAGTGCCCCGCCCTGGACACGCTCACCTCTCGCTTCCGGATGACGAGTGGCAACATCCGCCGTGCCGCCCGGCTCGCACGGGCCCACGCGGCGCTCGCCGGCCGGAAGACGGTGGAGCCCGAGGACGCCCAGGAGGCCAGCCGCGCACTGGATCGGCAGACGCTGGACACCCTGGCGGTGCGGCTGTCTCCCTCGGGGGACTGGAGCCAGCTGGCCGTGGGCGAGGAGACGTTGCGCGAGCTGCGCCACCTGGAGACGCGCTGCCGCCACCGCGAGCAGCTCCCCGCGCGGGTGAGCGAGTCCCTGGGCCGCCAGCTCACCCCCGGGGTGCGCGCCCTCTTCCAGGGCACCAGCGGCACCGGCAAGACGCTGGCCGCGCGGCTGCTGGCCGCCGCGCTCCGGATGGAGCTCTACCGCGTCGAGCTGTCCTCGGTGGTCAACAAGTACATCGGCGAGACGGAGAAGAACCTCGGCCGCCTCTTCTCGCTCGCCGAGGAGCTGGACGTGCTCCTGCTCTTCGACGAGGGCGACGCGCTCTTCGCCCGGCGCACCGGCGTCGGCAGCTCCAACGACCGCTACGCGAACCTGGAGACCAACTACCTGCTCCAGCGCATCGAGTCCTACGAGGGCATCCTGCTCGTCACCACCAACGCGCCGGACGCCATCGACCCGGCTTTCCAGCGGCGGATGGACGTGGTGGTGGACTTCCGCGCGCCGGAGCCCTCCGAGCGCTGGGTGCTCTGGCAATTGCACCTGCCGGCGGCGCACGCGGTGGAGGCGGCCCTGCTGCGTGAAGTGGCTGCGCGCTGCAACCTGAGTGGAGGGCAGATCCGCAACGCGGTGCTGCACGCCTCGCTGCTGGCGCTGGAGGACGGAGCAACCCTGGGCACCGAGCACCTCGAGGCCGGCGTGGTGCGGGAGTACCGCAAGGCCGGCGCGGTGTGTCCCCTGCGCCGCGCGGGCGCCAGCTCGTTGAGGGATTGA
- a CDS encoding phage tail protein, with the protein MDANGTRYHLLLGREDWARCRQVAAPSEPVSPLLGELWAGQEKDEPLPSAPRLAWDAETAELTLQPRLFLFLAAQNDVAPTVDDRRGAGRDRYGNTYWVGEDRRSLRVQSSGSGTISVFWPMEPPVAQTPSRGGFGPVNPPTPPPPPLLGGLTVTAHHYLVVGTVEPAGLLVFDLHAGGPPSRILWPDGLAAPFDLAPTRDGGVLLLDRTNRCFWRLDASFHPVRTGGDLLVEQEREDTFQPADGRALRKNPARTFPEGVSLEASSPLAAVDPISIESLADGRVLVLDRGETDSRVLLYRDGAPQGSPVPLVVSGILAQGHPTPLHLVGHDFAFIPDERELAPKRDPGPEEELRSLGRLYVVSAQGNQTLCFRVEERRTDPGQLLLTPLTEYLPMRLFGGKALVASGDRLFYDFPEGFIPLVAQRRPRYEREAVLRTPILDGRTPDCVWHRLFLDACIPPGTSVQVRSRATQERSEVESTAWSLEPVPYLRSDGSELPWVESSTGEHRGTWELLFQHARGQYLQLELTLRGPGNTSPRLHALRAYYPRFSYAERYLPAIYRQGPDAANFLERFLANMEGFFTTLEDRLAAVQVLFDARSAPAETLDWLADWYGLVLDPAWDETRRRLLLRHALDFYQWRGTPRGLRMALRLALDDCPDESIFQEDEPPRSPLRIVEHFRAARLPVRAPATDSLPSGIRTVVPRTRWEPSQGGAQLADRYGEAQAEAGLSPTPQRVPFPLRAPTDKGTAALWDTFSRAVLGFVPSATDAEVTWWREFLTRRYRHIGALNAAWSTSHPALSQVPLPTTLPEDGPALVDWYHFESVVLPMRRAAHRFSVVLPVPKGGTAEQYRERLEQARRVVSLEKPAHTVFDVKFYWAMFRVGEARLGVDTLVDLGSRAPELMTAMVLGRGYLAESYLAASHPGDVADRHILGRDRLAAPPTPGRDLR; encoded by the coding sequence GTGGACGCCAACGGAACCCGCTACCATCTCCTGCTCGGCCGTGAGGACTGGGCGCGCTGCCGCCAGGTGGCCGCTCCGTCAGAGCCGGTGTCCCCATTGCTCGGGGAGCTCTGGGCGGGCCAGGAGAAAGACGAGCCTCTTCCGAGCGCCCCCCGGCTGGCCTGGGACGCCGAGACCGCGGAGCTCACCCTCCAGCCCCGGCTGTTCCTCTTCCTCGCGGCCCAGAACGATGTCGCGCCCACGGTGGACGATCGCCGTGGCGCCGGGCGCGACCGGTACGGCAACACCTACTGGGTGGGAGAGGACCGGCGGAGCCTGCGGGTGCAGTCGAGCGGCTCGGGGACGATCAGCGTCTTCTGGCCCATGGAGCCTCCCGTCGCGCAGACGCCCTCCCGGGGAGGCTTCGGTCCGGTGAACCCTCCCACGCCGCCGCCGCCCCCTCTGCTCGGAGGGCTCACCGTCACCGCGCACCACTACCTCGTGGTGGGCACCGTCGAACCGGCCGGGCTGCTGGTGTTCGATCTGCATGCGGGTGGACCGCCCTCGAGGATCCTCTGGCCCGACGGACTGGCCGCCCCCTTCGATCTGGCCCCCACCCGGGACGGGGGAGTGCTCCTGCTCGACCGGACGAACCGCTGTTTCTGGCGGCTCGACGCCTCCTTCCATCCCGTCCGCACCGGCGGTGACCTGCTCGTGGAGCAGGAGCGGGAGGACACCTTCCAGCCGGCCGATGGGCGCGCCCTCCGCAAGAACCCAGCCAGGACCTTCCCCGAGGGTGTCTCGTTGGAGGCCTCGTCTCCACTGGCGGCGGTGGATCCCATCTCGATCGAGAGCCTGGCGGACGGCCGCGTCCTCGTGCTCGACCGGGGCGAGACGGACAGCCGCGTGCTGCTCTACCGGGACGGAGCGCCGCAGGGGAGCCCCGTGCCCCTCGTCGTCAGCGGGATCCTCGCGCAGGGGCACCCCACGCCGTTGCACCTGGTGGGCCATGACTTCGCCTTCATTCCGGACGAGCGGGAGCTCGCACCGAAGCGCGACCCCGGCCCAGAGGAGGAGCTCCGGAGCCTCGGGCGGCTGTACGTCGTCTCCGCCCAGGGCAACCAGACGCTCTGCTTCCGCGTCGAAGAGCGGAGGACGGACCCCGGGCAGCTGCTCCTCACGCCGCTCACCGAGTACCTCCCCATGCGCCTCTTCGGGGGCAAGGCACTGGTGGCCTCGGGGGATCGGCTCTTCTACGACTTCCCCGAGGGCTTCATCCCGCTCGTCGCCCAACGCCGCCCCCGCTACGAGCGCGAGGCGGTCCTGCGCACCCCCATCCTCGACGGGCGCACGCCCGACTGCGTCTGGCACCGCCTCTTCCTCGACGCCTGCATCCCACCGGGCACCTCCGTGCAGGTGCGCAGCCGCGCGACCCAGGAGCGCTCGGAGGTGGAGTCCACCGCCTGGAGCCTGGAGCCCGTCCCCTACCTCCGCTCGGACGGCTCGGAGCTGCCCTGGGTGGAGTCCTCCACCGGGGAGCACCGAGGCACCTGGGAGCTGCTCTTCCAGCACGCCCGGGGCCAGTACCTCCAGCTCGAGCTCACCCTGCGCGGCCCTGGCAACACGAGCCCGCGCCTCCACGCCCTGCGCGCGTACTACCCGCGCTTCTCGTACGCCGAGCGCTACCTGCCCGCCATCTACCGGCAGGGCCCGGACGCGGCCAACTTCCTCGAGCGCTTCCTCGCCAACATGGAGGGCTTCTTCACCACCCTGGAGGATCGCCTCGCCGCGGTGCAGGTGCTCTTCGATGCGCGCAGCGCCCCGGCCGAGACGCTGGACTGGCTGGCGGATTGGTACGGCCTCGTGCTCGACCCGGCCTGGGACGAGACCCGGCGGCGGCTGCTCCTGCGCCATGCGCTCGACTTCTACCAGTGGCGCGGCACGCCACGAGGTCTGCGCATGGCGCTGCGGTTGGCGCTCGACGACTGCCCCGATGAGTCCATCTTCCAGGAGGACGAGCCCCCGCGCTCGCCCCTGCGCATCGTCGAGCACTTCCGCGCGGCGCGGCTCCCGGTGCGAGCCCCGGCAACGGACTCCCTCCCGAGCGGCATCCGCACGGTGGTGCCCAGGACACGGTGGGAGCCCTCGCAGGGGGGCGCGCAGCTCGCGGATCGCTATGGGGAGGCCCAGGCGGAGGCCGGGCTCTCGCCGACGCCCCAGCGCGTCCCCTTCCCCCTCCGGGCTCCCACGGACAAGGGCACCGCGGCCCTCTGGGACACCTTCAGCCGGGCGGTGCTGGGATTCGTGCCCTCGGCCACCGACGCGGAGGTGACGTGGTGGCGGGAGTTCCTGACCCGGCGCTACCGCCATATCGGCGCGCTGAACGCCGCCTGGAGCACGAGCCATCCGGCGCTCTCCCAGGTGCCACTGCCCACCACGCTGCCCGAGGACGGGCCCGCCCTGGTGGACTGGTACCACTTCGAGTCGGTGGTGCTGCCCATGAGGCGCGCCGCCCACCGCTTCAGCGTGGTGCTGCCCGTGCCCAAGGGTGGCACCGCCGAGCAGTACCGCGAGCGCCTGGAGCAGGCGCGGCGCGTGGTGTCGCTGGAGAAGCCGGCGCACACCGTGTTCGACGTGAAGTTCTACTGGGCCATGTTCCGGGTGGGCGAGGCACGCCTTGGCGTGGACACCCTTGTCGACCTGGGAAGCCGCGCTCCGGAGCTGATGACGGCGATGGTGCTGGGGCGCGGCTACCTGGCCGAATCCTACCTGGCCGCGAGCCACCCGGGAGATGTCGCCGACCGGCACATCCTCGGGAGGGATCGGCTCGCGGCCCCTCCGACCCCAGGGAGAGACCTCCGATGA
- a CDS encoding baseplate J/gp47 family protein, whose amino-acid sequence MPLTSPNLDDRRYQDLLDEALARIPVHNPEWTNFNRSDPGITLIELFAFLTENLLFRANQIPERNRKKFLSLLGIPLQPATSAKGLVAFTLERGPLRALTLTEGVELRAGQVPFRTTRGLDVLPIETQAFYKRQVSPDPKVRAYYDELYASFKSKPPDAELRLYATTPFSPRGTEPVDLGAQAVDRSLWVALMLRETDTPRGTETWQDKRKEAREALLGKTLSLGLVPAVDEQGRRLVPVGPARDEELVVLQFQLPALPPGGVLPGVPGERNASYRTLSTLELPDEPVVADITLPSSLEQLELWSNLDPLEAGSRDFPPALDNEEQEQRVLTWLRITSPAPARLSLLWAGTNIAEVSQRTRVLGEQLSPGTGEPDQQVKLSRTPVLPDTVRLTVTHNGRSEPWEELDELMNAGPEVSVRDPRLPPGTTPLRNPRVKVFTVDPEAGVLRFGDGVHGARPPLGAELRVDYDQGLGLAGNVGPDSITTGPSLPAGLKVTNPLPTWGGADAETVREGEKQITRHLQHRDRLVSVRDFETLTLRTPGVAVGRVDVLPAFHPLLPSQEPGDAAGAVTLLVIPSNEPEPPPVSGPDPFLDAIACWLAPRRLVTTELFIRRPVYKDIWVSIGIDVVAGMAVATVREAVKQALRDFLSPLPPADVEPLEDETRKGWPLRKAVVALELVAVASRVPGVAWVTKVRLGLGDGVERDSIPMQGLELPRLVGLSVGIGLGQGEAPPLEELQGTTAPVSERPFMPVPIVPEECA is encoded by the coding sequence ATGCCCCTGACAAGCCCCAACCTCGACGACCGCCGCTATCAGGATCTCCTGGACGAGGCGCTGGCCCGCATCCCCGTCCACAACCCCGAGTGGACCAACTTCAACCGGAGCGATCCGGGCATCACCCTCATCGAGCTCTTCGCGTTCCTCACCGAGAACCTCCTCTTCCGGGCCAACCAGATCCCCGAGCGCAACCGGAAGAAGTTCCTCTCGCTGCTGGGCATTCCCCTGCAACCGGCGACCTCGGCGAAGGGGCTCGTCGCCTTCACCCTCGAGCGGGGCCCGCTGCGGGCCCTCACGCTCACCGAGGGCGTGGAGCTGCGCGCCGGCCAAGTGCCCTTCCGCACCACGCGCGGACTGGACGTGCTGCCCATCGAGACCCAGGCCTTCTACAAGCGGCAGGTCTCCCCCGATCCGAAGGTGCGCGCGTACTACGACGAGCTCTACGCGTCCTTCAAATCCAAGCCTCCGGACGCCGAGCTGCGGCTGTACGCCACCACGCCCTTCTCCCCGCGCGGCACCGAACCGGTGGACCTCGGCGCCCAGGCGGTGGATCGCTCCTTGTGGGTGGCGCTGATGCTGCGCGAGACGGACACCCCGAGGGGAACCGAGACGTGGCAGGACAAGCGGAAGGAGGCCCGCGAGGCGCTGCTGGGCAAGACGCTCAGCCTGGGCCTCGTGCCGGCGGTCGACGAGCAGGGCCGGCGGCTGGTCCCCGTCGGGCCCGCCCGGGACGAGGAGCTGGTCGTGCTCCAATTCCAGCTCCCCGCCCTGCCTCCCGGGGGGGTGCTCCCCGGAGTCCCGGGCGAGCGCAATGCGAGCTACCGGACGCTCTCCACCCTGGAGCTGCCGGACGAGCCCGTGGTGGCCGACATCACCCTGCCCTCCAGCCTGGAGCAGCTCGAGCTGTGGTCGAACCTGGATCCGCTGGAGGCGGGCTCGCGGGACTTTCCTCCCGCGCTCGACAACGAGGAGCAGGAGCAGCGCGTCCTCACCTGGCTGCGCATCACCAGCCCGGCACCGGCCCGGCTGAGCCTGCTCTGGGCCGGCACCAACATCGCCGAGGTCTCCCAGCGCACCCGGGTCCTCGGCGAGCAGCTCTCTCCGGGCACCGGCGAGCCGGATCAGCAGGTGAAGCTCTCCCGGACGCCGGTGCTCCCGGACACGGTGCGGCTCACCGTCACGCACAACGGCAGGAGCGAGCCCTGGGAGGAGCTCGATGAGCTGATGAACGCGGGCCCGGAGGTCTCGGTGAGGGACCCGCGCCTGCCCCCCGGCACGACACCGCTCCGCAACCCGCGGGTGAAGGTGTTCACGGTGGATCCAGAGGCCGGAGTGCTCCGCTTCGGAGATGGAGTCCACGGGGCCCGGCCGCCGCTCGGGGCGGAGCTGCGCGTGGACTATGATCAGGGCCTGGGTCTCGCGGGCAACGTGGGCCCGGACAGCATCACCACCGGACCCTCGCTGCCGGCGGGCCTCAAGGTCACCAACCCGCTGCCCACCTGGGGAGGCGCGGACGCGGAAACGGTGCGCGAGGGCGAGAAGCAGATCACCCGCCACCTCCAGCACCGGGATCGGCTGGTGAGCGTCCGCGACTTCGAGACGCTCACCCTGCGCACGCCTGGCGTGGCCGTGGGCCGCGTGGACGTGCTCCCCGCCTTCCATCCGCTCCTGCCCTCCCAGGAGCCCGGTGACGCCGCCGGGGCCGTCACCCTCCTGGTCATCCCCAGCAACGAGCCGGAGCCCCCTCCCGTCTCCGGGCCGGATCCCTTCCTGGACGCCATCGCCTGCTGGCTCGCGCCCCGCCGGCTCGTCACCACCGAGCTCTTCATCAGGAGGCCCGTCTACAAGGACATCTGGGTGTCCATCGGAATCGACGTGGTGGCCGGCATGGCCGTGGCCACCGTGCGCGAGGCGGTGAAGCAGGCGCTGAGGGACTTCCTCTCGCCGCTGCCCCCCGCGGACGTGGAGCCGCTGGAGGACGAGACGCGCAAGGGCTGGCCGCTGCGCAAGGCCGTGGTGGCGCTCGAGCTGGTGGCGGTGGCCAGCCGCGTTCCGGGCGTGGCCTGGGTGACGAAGGTGCGCCTGGGCCTGGGCGATGGTGTCGAGCGGGACTCCATTCCCATGCAGGGCCTGGAGCTGCCCCGGCTGGTGGGGCTCTCCGTGGGCATTGGCCTGGGCCAGGGCGAGGCGCCTCCATTGGAGGAGCTGCAAGGCACCACCGCCCCCGTCTCCGAGCGTCCCTTCATGCCCGTCCCCATCGTCCCCGAGGAGTGCGCCTGA
- a CDS encoding GPW/gp25 family protein, with translation MDTGKLLGRGISFPPRVGPDGRVQWSEGERNVRESIQIILTTERRERLLLPEFGGSLGQFLFEPNIVTTRHRIAERITRELAQWEPRITVESVSVEEDPADARGAIATITYRLVATQARERVSLSVTLAG, from the coding sequence ATGGACACCGGAAAGCTGCTGGGACGGGGCATCAGCTTCCCCCCGAGGGTGGGGCCCGACGGGCGCGTGCAGTGGTCCGAGGGCGAGCGCAACGTGCGCGAGTCCATCCAGATCATCCTCACCACCGAGCGGCGCGAGCGTCTGCTGCTGCCAGAGTTCGGCGGGAGCCTGGGCCAGTTCCTCTTCGAGCCGAACATCGTCACCACGCGCCACCGCATCGCCGAGCGCATCACCCGGGAGCTCGCCCAGTGGGAGCCCCGCATCACGGTGGAGTCCGTCTCCGTCGAGGAGGATCCAGCAGACGCCCGCGGTGCCATCGCCACCATCACCTACCGGCTCGTCGCCACCCAGGCTCGCGAGCGGGTCAGCCTGAGCGTGACGCTCGCCGGATGA